The proteins below are encoded in one region of Takifugu rubripes chromosome 1, fTakRub1.2, whole genome shotgun sequence:
- the LOC101074993 gene encoding gamma-crystallin B-like, whose amino-acid sequence MDAVGKIIFYEDKNFQGHSFECNSDCPELNTHFSRCNSVRVESGAWVLYERPNYLGYQYILTKGEYPDHQRWMGYNDTVRSCRIIRNISSVFRIRVYERPDFSGQMLECTEDLRDLADHWHRHEVQSAQVLDGTWVFFELPNFHGRQYLLEKGEYRRFTEWAAMNPKVGSFRRVV is encoded by the exons ATCATCTTCTATGAAGACAAAAACTTTCAAGGGCATTCTTTTGAGTGCAACAGCGACTGTCCTGAGCTCAACACCCACTTCAGCCGCTGCAACTCGGTCCGAGTGGAGAGCGGCGCCTGGGTCCTGTATGAGAGGCCCAATTACCTGGGTTACCAGTACATTTTGACAAAGGGAGAGTACCCGGACCACCAACGCTGGATGGGATACAATGACACCGTCAGGTCATGTCGGATCATACGAAAT aTTTCCAGTGTGTTCAGGATTCGCGTGTACGAGCGTCCTGACTTCAGCGGCCAGATGCTGGAGTGCACGGAGGATCTGAGGGATCTGGCTGATCACTGGCATCGCCATGAGGTTCAGTCTGCACAGGTCCTAGATGGCACCTGGGTCTTTTTTGAGCTTCCCAACTTCCACGGACGACAGTACCTGCTGGAGAAGGGGGAGTACCGGCGCTTCACAGAGTGGGCAGCCATGAACCCCAAAGTTGGCTCCTTCCGCCGTGTTGTTTag